A stretch of DNA from Pseudomonadota bacterium:
CACACTATCAAATGAATATTCCTGGCCACGTATGAATTCTTCGAATAGGGTTGGGCGGTCTGGATGCAACGGATGCTGCTGCAGCCAACGTTGCGCATCCGTCGCCGTCTCCAATCGATAGGTGGCCTTCCCACCCGCGCCATCGGGCGGCTTGACCACCACGGGCAAACCCACCGCGTCGAGAAAGGCGCGCGCCTGTTCCACAGAGCCTATAAGCGCATGTCGTGCGCAAGGAAGACCGGCCGCGCGCAAAACGTCTTTCATCGTCGACTTATCGCGAAAATTTCGTGACGCCTCGCTAGAGAGCCCAGGAATGCCCAACGCTTCGCGTGCCAGCGCCAAGGGCACCTGGAGCTGCTCGAGCGTAGCGAGATACGCGGTCGGTTGGCCGAACTGCCGCGTCAAATGTTGAGCGGCTTCGGCCAGCTGCACAGGATCAAGACCATCCTGGATACGCCAATGGCCGGCAATGCGTGCACGAATCTCGGCTGGGATTTTTTCGGCCGGATCCTGACTGACCACGGTGAGATGGGTATCGGGAAGATGCGTTGCACCGCTTAAAAAGCGCAATGTAGCGTCCATGAAAAACGGCGCCGCGTAGATAACGTGATAGGCCATACTAGTGCGCGGTAATCAGCACGCTCCGGTCGATATAAGAAACTCGATTATCCTGCTTGACCCAACCAAACACCAGTCATTTTCGGCGCTTGCTCGACTGATAATCAGGAAGACGTCACGATTGCTAAGCTGCCAGCCGGCACGCTAATGTCGCGACCACTGACACGACACGCCGCTTCCGACGTCTGGAAAACCAGATGCCAGGCACCCGCGCAAGGTGGATCCAGCACAAAACGGCGCCCCCGGTCGGTGGGATTAAAGACCACCGCGAGCTGTTGCGCCGCCAACTCGTTCGCCTCATGCACAACTAATGTGAACGCCTGATCTTCATGCCAGTCATCACCGAAGCGAATACGGCCGTTAGCGTTTAGCCAAATAATTTGTATCTGCGAATCGGCGTGCTCAATGCCCCCATGCACATATTGATCAAGCCGCATCAGTGGGAGTTCACGGCGCAGGGCGATTAGACGCTGAACTGTCTGCGTGAAGCCCGGGTCGCGTTCGAGTCCGGCCCACTCAATCCAACCGATCTCGTTGTCTTGCGCGTACGCATTATTGTTCCCCTGTTGTGAGTGGCCCAGCTCATCGCCACCCAGCAACATCGGCGTGCCCTGTGAGACGAATAACGTGGCCAATAAGTTCAGACGATGACATCGGCGAGCCTGCCGGATGCCAAAATTGTCGCTCGGCCCCTCAATGCCAAAGTTGACGCTGTAGTTGTGATTATGGCCGTCACGATTCGATTCACCGTTTGCCTCATTGTGTTTTTTCACGTAGCACGCCACGTCGTTGAGCGTAAAGCCGTCGTGGGAGGTGACAAAGTTCAGGCTCGCGGACGGGCTGCGTCCATTGTGCTCAAATCGCTCCGAGGAACCGCGCAATCGCTGCGCGAGCACGCCACTGCCACCATCCCCTCGCCAAAAGCGTCGCACATCATCACGGTACTGATCATTCCATTCGCCCCAACCCAATGGGAACTGTCCTAACTGGTAACCGCCTGGTCCGGTATCCCACGGCTCTGCGATCAGTTTGCTCCGGGCAAGCACCGGATGCCGGCTGATCTTTTCGAGCAGCGGGTGCGCAGACGAAAAACCCGAGGCGTGTCGACCCAAGACTGGAGCCAAATCGAAGCGAAAACCGTCGACGCCCATTTGCTGCGTCCAGTAGCACAGACTATCGATCACCAATTTCTGCACCATCGGTGCATCCGCATTGAGCGTGTTTCCACAGCCGGTGTCGTTGATGTAGTGTGTGGCATCGCCATGGACCAGTCGGTAGTAGGCCGCGTTATCAATACCGCGAAAGCTCAACGTGGGCCCGCGATGATCGCCCTCTGCGGTGTGGTTATAGACCACGTCGAGAATCACCTCAAAGCCTTGACCGTGAAGGGTATCCACCATCTGGCGAAATTCGAATACCGGGTCGACGGCAGCATAGCGTGGTGCCGGCGCGAAAAACCCGATGCTGTTATACCCCCAAAAATTCCGCAGCTTTTTCTGGTACAGATGATGCTCATCAACGAAGGCATGCACGGGCATCAATTCGATGGCGGTAATACCCATTGCTTTGAGGTGCGCCAAGATCTGAGTGTGGTGCATACCGCGAAAACGACCGCGTTCGTCCTCGGGAATATCGGGATGGCGCATAGTAAACCCGCGCACATTCGCTTCGTACAGCACGGAGTCGGCCATGGGAATCGGCACTCGACGTGCCAGGTCAGGCCCATTGGCTGTCACCACACACTTGGGCATATACGGGCCGCTATCGACGTGGTCGTTCGCGCTCAACGCCGGATGCCAGATGAGCTCACCACTCAGCCGGCGCGCGTACGGATCGATTAACAGCTTGGCGGGATTGCAACGATGGCCGAGATCCGGAGCGTACGGTCCGTGGATACGCAGGCCGTAACGTTGGCCCGGCTCACAACCGGGCAAGAAGCCATGCCATATGTCATCGTCACAGGCGGGTAAATCGATATTCCCCTGATGATGACCCTCAATGGAATACAAACAGAGCTCGACCCTTTCGGCGATACTGGAATACACCGCGAAGTTGACGCCGTCCGCATGAGCGGTCGCGCCAAGTTCGCGTGGATCACCTGGCATCATGACGAGCGTTTAACGGACTCGAGTCGCCAAATGTCGTTGTTGTAATCCGTCATCGTACGGTCGGTTGAAAACCCTCCTGACGACGCGGTGTTCAGGATACTTGTCCGCGTCCAGCCATGCGGATCCCGATACGCGTCGTTTGCGCGCTGTTGCGAATCGACAAAAGAACGAAAGTCTGCGACGGTCATCCATTGATCATACGGGTCGAGAATGGCGGCCACCACATCGCGCAGAATGCCTGGCTCAAAGCGATCAAAGTGCCCGCTTTGCAAAAGCGCGACCACCCGCTTGAGATCGTCATCCTGCTCGACAATCTGGCGCGGCTGATAGTTTTGCCGCATCGTCGTCACTTCTTCAACGGTGTGCCCAAACAAAAAGAAGTTGTCCGCCCCAACGGCGTCGCGAATTTCGACATTAGCGCCATCGAGCGTGCCAATCGTAATCGCCCCGTTCATCATAAACTTCATATTACCGGTACCCGACGCTTCCTTGCCTGCGGTCGAGATCTGTTCGGATAATTCCGCTGCCGGGCAAATGATCTCCATGGCCGTAACGTTATAGTCCGGCACAAAGACAAGCTTGAGCCGATCCTGCATATCGGGATCGCTATTGATGACATGGGCCACGTTGTTGATGCACTTGATTATCGCCTTAGCCATGACGTAACCCGGCGCAGCCTTACCGCCGATCAGAATGGCGCGGGGCACTAGAGCCTCTCCATCACCTCGACGGATACGGTCGTACAGGTGAATGGCATGCAAGACGTTCAAGAGCTGGCGCTTGTACTCATGGATGCGTTTGACCTGCACATCGAACAGCATGTCCACGCCCACCTGCACCCCGGTTTTTTGATACACAAACTCGGCGAGTCGCTCTTTATTGCTCGCTTTGACGCGTCGCCAGGCGGTTTGAAACACCTCGTCGTCAGCGTGCACCTTGAGTTTTTCGAGCTGCGGTAAGTCCGTAATCCAATCTCGTCCAATACGACTCGAAATAAGATCAGTGAGACCCGGGTTGCAGGCCGCGAGCCAGCGACGCTGCGTTACGCCGTTGGTTTTGTTATTAAACTTTTGCGGCCAAAGCTCGGCGAAATCTCGAAACAAGCCTTCCGTCAGCAAGCGTGAGTGCAGTTTAGCGACCCCGTTGACTGAATAGCTACCCACAATGGCAAGATAGGCCATGCGGATCATCGGCTCGTGCCCTTCCTGAATCAGCGACATACGGCGCAGGCGATCGTTATCACCCGGCCACTTTTGGCTGATTTCGACAACGAACCGCGCGTTGATTTCGTAAATGATATCGAGCAAGCGCGGTAACAAACGACTGAACATGGATACTGGCCACATCTCAAGCGCCTCCGGCAGGAGCGTGTGGTTGGTATAGGCCATCGTGCGCGTGGTGATCGACCAAGCGCGGTCCCAGTCCATGTGCTGCTCATCGAGCAGTAAGCGCATGAGCTCTGCAACCGCAATCGCCGGGTGTGTGTCGTTTAACTGAAACGAGTTCTTGTCCGCAAACTGGCTGAAGTCGTTTCCGTGACGACTGCGCCAATGAGAGAATATGTCCTGAAGACTGGCCGACGCTAAAAAGTACTGCTGCCGCAGCCGTAGCGCCTGACCGTTTTCCGTCTCCGCATTGGGATAAAGCACCATCGTGATGTTTTCTGCCGCGTTCTTCGCCGCGACGGCATCGGCATAACTGCCTGCGTTAAACTCCTCTAAATCGAATTCATCCGTGGCTTCTGCCGACCACAGACGTAACGTATTGACCACCTCGTTGCGATAACCCGGCACGGGCACATCATACGGTATCGCTTTGACGTTATGCGTATCGACCCAGCGGTAACGCAACACACCCGCATGATCTTTGTACGCTTCGCTGCGACCGCCAAATCGGATGACTTGCGAATACTCAACGCGTTTCACTTCCCATGGAAAACCCTCTGCAAGCCACGTATCCGGCTCCTCCATTTGGTAGCCATTCACGATTTTCTGGTGGAACATTCCGTAATGGTAGCGAATACCGTAACCGGTAACCGGCAATCCGAGCGTCGCACAGCTGTCTAAAAAACAGGCGGCTAGTCGTCCCAGACCGCCGTTACCTAAACCCGCATCGGCTTCACACTCATACAGTTGCTCAAGCGCTACCCCATAGGACTCAAGCGCCGCCGCGGTCGGTGCTTCGAGATCCAGGTTCAGCAACGTGTTGCGAAAAAGCCGGCCCATCAAAAATTCAAGCGACAAATACGCGGTGCGCCGATGATCGTTATCCGACACCGCCTGGCGTGTTTGTGAGAGTCGCTCGAGCAGACGGTCGCGCACCGCCATGACCATCGCCTGATACGGATACGGCGACTCAAGGTCGACATTATGCCGTCCAAAGGTGTAGGTCAGATAGTTGGCAAAGCCCGTCGCAAGCGCTTCTGTGGTCATGGTCAACTCCGCGGTTTCGACAAGCGGCGCCGCGTGTTTTTCCGTATTCTGTTCTTCTGATGCGTGCATCAGATCCTCCCTTTAGCGCCTATG
This window harbors:
- the glgX gene encoding glycogen debranching protein GlgX; translation: MPGDPRELGATAHADGVNFAVYSSIAERVELCLYSIEGHHQGNIDLPACDDDIWHGFLPGCEPGQRYGLRIHGPYAPDLGHRCNPAKLLIDPYARRLSGELIWHPALSANDHVDSGPYMPKCVVTANGPDLARRVPIPMADSVLYEANVRGFTMRHPDIPEDERGRFRGMHHTQILAHLKAMGITAIELMPVHAFVDEHHLYQKKLRNFWGYNSIGFFAPAPRYAAVDPVFEFRQMVDTLHGQGFEVILDVVYNHTAEGDHRGPTLSFRGIDNAAYYRLVHGDATHYINDTGCGNTLNADAPMVQKLVIDSLCYWTQQMGVDGFRFDLAPVLGRHASGFSSAHPLLEKISRHPVLARSKLIAEPWDTGPGGYQLGQFPLGWGEWNDQYRDDVRRFWRGDGGSGVLAQRLRGSSERFEHNGRSPSASLNFVTSHDGFTLNDVACYVKKHNEANGESNRDGHNHNYSVNFGIEGPSDNFGIRQARRCHRLNLLATLFVSQGTPMLLGGDELGHSQQGNNNAYAQDNEIGWIEWAGLERDPGFTQTVQRLIALRRELPLMRLDQYVHGGIEHADSQIQIIWLNANGRIRFGDDWHEDQAFTLVVHEANELAAQQLAVVFNPTDRGRRFVLDPPCAGAWHLVFQTSEAACRVSGRDISVPAGSLAIVTSS
- a CDS encoding glycogen/starch/alpha-glucan phosphorylase; protein product: MHASEEQNTEKHAAPLVETAELTMTTEALATGFANYLTYTFGRHNVDLESPYPYQAMVMAVRDRLLERLSQTRQAVSDNDHRRTAYLSLEFLMGRLFRNTLLNLDLEAPTAAALESYGVALEQLYECEADAGLGNGGLGRLAACFLDSCATLGLPVTGYGIRYHYGMFHQKIVNGYQMEEPDTWLAEGFPWEVKRVEYSQVIRFGGRSEAYKDHAGVLRYRWVDTHNVKAIPYDVPVPGYRNEVVNTLRLWSAEATDEFDLEEFNAGSYADAVAAKNAAENITMVLYPNAETENGQALRLRQQYFLASASLQDIFSHWRSRHGNDFSQFADKNSFQLNDTHPAIAVAELMRLLLDEQHMDWDRAWSITTRTMAYTNHTLLPEALEMWPVSMFSRLLPRLLDIIYEINARFVVEISQKWPGDNDRLRRMSLIQEGHEPMIRMAYLAIVGSYSVNGVAKLHSRLLTEGLFRDFAELWPQKFNNKTNGVTQRRWLAACNPGLTDLISSRIGRDWITDLPQLEKLKVHADDEVFQTAWRRVKASNKERLAEFVYQKTGVQVGVDMLFDVQVKRIHEYKRQLLNVLHAIHLYDRIRRGDGEALVPRAILIGGKAAPGYVMAKAIIKCINNVAHVINSDPDMQDRLKLVFVPDYNVTAMEIICPAAELSEQISTAGKEASGTGNMKFMMNGAITIGTLDGANVEIRDAVGADNFFLFGHTVEEVTTMRQNYQPRQIVEQDDDLKRVVALLQSGHFDRFEPGILRDVVAAILDPYDQWMTVADFRSFVDSQQRANDAYRDPHGWTRTSILNTASSGGFSTDRTMTDYNNDIWRLESVKRSS